The nucleotide window TTGCCGTCCTCGAGGAAGTGGCAGCCGATGGCGGTGCGGTTGAGTTTGGCGGCGCCGGCCACCACCAGCGCGGCGTGAATGCTGTGCCGCAGGCCGATCAGGGCGTCGCTGAGCTGGGTGGTGCGGTAGAAGCCCTCGATCTCCTCATTGAGGTGGTACAGGTCGCTGAGCGCGCGTTTGAGCCTGACGGCGGAGCGGATCAGCCCGACGTAGTGCCACATGGTGTATTGGATGGTTCGCACGTCACGCCAGATCAGCGCGGGGTCCGCCCCCTCGCTGAGGCCCGGCATCCACGGCGGCACTTGGTCCGGATCGACCTCGGCCGGGGACTCGGATTCGGCGATATCGACGGCCGCGCGCCGGCCCCACACCAGCCCTTCCAGCAGGGACGTGCTGGCCAAACGGTTGGCGCCGTGGACTCCCGTGCACGCGGTCTCTCCCGCGGCGTACAAACCGGGGATCGTCGTGCGCCCGCGGGTGTCCGTCCACACCCCTCCGCAGGAATAATGCGCCGCGGGCACCACCGGGATCGGTTCGCGGGTGATGTCAAACCCGGCCTCCAAACAGCGCGCATGGATGTTCGGGAACCGGGATTTCACCTGCGGAGCGGGCAGAAAGGAAATATCCAACAGCACGTGCGGGTAATCGTGCACCACCATCTCGTGGTGGATCGCCCGGGCGACGATATCGCGCGGGGCAAGCTCCTTCCACTGCGGCGCGTATTCGGACATGAACGCCCGGCCGTCCGGCGTCAGCAGGCGCCCGCCCTCTCCCCGCACCGCTTCGGACACCAGAAATCCCTCGCCGGTCGGGGCGGCGAACACCGTCGGATGGAATTGGATGTATTCGGCGTTGATCACCCGCGCCCCCGCCCGGTTGGCCATCGCCAAGCCGTCTCCGCGGGCGCCTTCGGGGTTGGAAGTGTACCGGTAGATGCGGCCCAATCCGCCGGTGGCCAATACGGTGGCGTCAGCCAGGAACCGGTTCACTTCGCGGCTGGCCTGGTCGAACACGTAGGCTCCGTGGCAGGTGATCGGCTGGTAGACCGCCAGCGGGTCGCGGGCGTGGTGCGGGAAGGTGATCAGGTCGACGGCGGTGGCATTGGGAACGATGCGGATGTTCGGACGTTCAGCCATCAGGTCGTGCAATCCGCGGATGACGGCTTTGCCGGTGGCGTCCCCCACATGCAGGACCCGCGGCAGGGAATGCGCCGCTTCCCGTCCGTAATCCAACTCGCCCCCCGGTGTCCGGTCAAACGGCACCCGGGCCTGTTCGATCAGCAGATCCCGGATCAATGCCGGCCCCTCTTGCGCCATGAGGGCGGCGGCTGAAGGCAGGCTCAATCCGGCGCCCGCATCGACAATGTCCCGGACCAGCAGTTCGGGGGTGTCGTTTTTTCCGAGGGTGACGATCCCGCCCTGGGCGTAGCGGGTGTTGCTTTCCTCCGGATCCTGGGCCCGGGTGACCACCGTGATCTGGCGCTGGCGGTCCTCGGAGAGCTTCAGCGCCGCGCTGGCGCCGGCAATGCCGCACCCGATAATCAGCACATCGGATTGAACCAGGTTCATCCGCGGACCTCCAGCATGCGATCCAGCGCGGCCCGGGCGGGTTCCGCCACATCCGGCGGGACGCGGACCGGATTGATTTCTTCCCCGCGCAACAACCCCGCGGCCACGCGGGCCAGGGAGGCGAGCGTGGTCTTGTTCATGGTGACACAGTTGTTGGGATCGGGCGAGAGGAGGCGGATTTCCTGCTCGGGATGTTCGCGCGCCAGCCGGTTCACCAGGTTTCC belongs to Anaerolineales bacterium and includes:
- a CDS encoding FAD-dependent oxidoreductase, whose product is MNLVQSDVLIIGCGIAGASAALKLSEDRQRQITVVTRAQDPEESNTRYAQGGIVTLGKNDTPELLVRDIVDAGAGLSLPSAAALMAQEGPALIRDLLIEQARVPFDRTPGGELDYGREAAHSLPRVLHVGDATGKAVIRGLHDLMAERPNIRIVPNATAVDLITFPHHARDPLAVYQPITCHGAYVFDQASREVNRFLADATVLATGGLGRIYRYTSNPEGARGDGLAMANRAGARVINAEYIQFHPTVFAAPTGEGFLVSEAVRGEGGRLLTPDGRAFMSEYAPQWKELAPRDIVARAIHHEMVVHDYPHVLLDISFLPAPQVKSRFPNIHARCLEAGFDITREPIPVVPAAHYSCGGVWTDTRGRTTIPGLYAAGETACTGVHGANRLASTSLLEGLVWGRRAAVDIAESESPAEVDPDQVPPWMPGLSEGADPALIWRDVRTIQYTMWHYVGLIRSAVRLKRALSDLYHLNEEIEGFYRTTQLSDALIGLRHSIHAALVVAGAAKLNRTAIGCHFLEDGKQAGVL